One genomic window of Candidatus Paceibacterota bacterium includes the following:
- a CDS encoding ABC transporter ATP-binding protein, translating into MNVIECKNITKVYKNGDTETTVLKGVSLSIEEGEFVAIMGPSGSGKSTLMHILGALDTPTSGTYFLGGEDVSKLSDDELADIRSRKIGFVFQAFNLLSRATVIRNVILPLVYAGVSSEKRELKAEKALVSAGLDRNRWGHLSNQLSGGQIQRVAIARALVNDPSLIMADEPTGNLDSKTGEIVLGTFQHLNEEQGRTIILITHEKEVAEHADRIIHIRDGMILEDSKNKDKRVIDKNILK; encoded by the coding sequence ATGAACGTAATCGAATGTAAAAACATTACTAAGGTCTACAAAAACGGAGACACAGAAACGACTGTGCTCAAGGGTGTTTCGCTTTCAATTGAAGAAGGTGAGTTTGTGGCCATCATGGGGCCTTCTGGTTCAGGCAAATCTACCCTAATGCATATCTTAGGGGCCTTGGACACTCCCACTTCAGGAACCTATTTTCTTGGAGGCGAAGATGTTTCGAAGCTGTCAGATGATGAATTGGCGGATATTCGCAGCCGAAAAATTGGCTTTGTGTTTCAGGCCTTCAATCTTCTGTCGCGCGCCACAGTCATCCGAAATGTGATTTTGCCATTGGTCTATGCGGGAGTTAGTTCGGAAAAACGGGAACTGAAAGCCGAAAAAGCGCTCGTTTCGGCTGGACTGGACAGAAATCGCTGGGGGCATCTTTCCAACCAGCTTTCTGGAGGACAGATCCAACGCGTTGCCATTGCTAGGGCCTTGGTCAACGATCCATCCCTGATTATGGCCGATGAGCCGACGGGCAACTTGGATTCAAAAACTGGAGAGATAGTGCTCGGCACCTTTCAGCATCTAAATGAAGAGCAGGGCAGGACCATTATCCTTATTACTCACGAAAAAGAAGTGGCCGAGCATGCCGACAGGATTATTCACATCCGGGACGGTATGATCTTGGAGGATAGTAAAAATAAAGACAAGCGGGTGATTGATAAAAATATCCTCAAATAA
- a CDS encoding ABC transporter permease, which produces MTIKDLFHETSSALLGNKVRSSLTMLGIVIGIASVIAMLAIGKGATNSIQSSIQSLGSNLIIVSPGAQRGPGFQVSTGRGAAQSLTLDDATAIKKSISEVSAAAPEVTSRKQVVAKGTNTNTSVIGTVPDYTVVRNLEIDEGSFITDENVASLAKVAVIGPTTRDDLFGVGGEAMGQSIRINGAIFKIIGVTKSKGGSGFNNPDDAIYVPISVAQQIFTGNKYVTAISVQADTKEDMTLAQNDITSLLLARHNISNPALADFSTINQSDIVSAASTVTNTLSYLLASVAGISLVVGGIGIMNMMLTTVTERTREIGLRKAIGAKKGDISNQFLVEAVLLTMIGGTVGVVLGWLIAFGISSTGILQASMSISSILLAFGVSAGIGIAFGYYPARRASGLNPIEALRYE; this is translated from the coding sequence ATGACTATTAAAGATTTATTTCACGAAACATCCTCAGCTCTTCTGGGCAACAAAGTCCGGTCCTCGCTTACCATGTTGGGTATTGTGATTGGAATTGCTTCGGTTATTGCCATGCTGGCTATAGGAAAAGGTGCGACCAATTCCATCCAGTCAAGCATTCAGTCGCTGGGGTCCAATCTGATCATTGTTTCTCCGGGTGCTCAGAGGGGGCCTGGTTTTCAAGTTTCAACTGGCCGCGGCGCGGCTCAATCTTTGACTCTGGATGATGCGACAGCTATTAAAAAAAGTATCAGCGAGGTCTCGGCTGCGGCTCCAGAAGTCACCAGCCGCAAGCAAGTAGTGGCCAAGGGCACCAATACCAATACTTCAGTTATCGGTACAGTACCGGACTACACCGTCGTCAGAAATTTAGAAATTGATGAGGGTTCTTTTATCACGGATGAAAATGTAGCCAGTCTGGCTAAAGTGGCGGTCATCGGCCCCACCACCAGGGATGATCTTTTTGGGGTGGGTGGAGAAGCTATGGGTCAAAGCATTAGAATTAACGGAGCGATTTTTAAAATTATTGGTGTGACCAAGTCAAAAGGCGGCTCGGGTTTTAACAATCCCGACGATGCCATCTATGTACCTATTTCGGTGGCCCAGCAAATATTTACCGGAAACAAATATGTCACGGCTATCAGCGTTCAAGCTGACACTAAAGAAGACATGACCTTGGCGCAAAATGACATTACCAGCCTTTTGCTAGCGCGTCACAATATTTCCAATCCTGCTCTAGCTGATTTTAGTACCATCAATCAGTCTGATATTGTTTCAGCTGCTTCGACCGTCACCAACACTCTCTCATACCTGTTGGCTTCGGTGGCGGGTATTTCTTTGGTGGTGGGGGGTATTGGTATTATGAACATGATGCTCACTACCGTGACAGAGCGTACTCGTGAGATAGGTCTACGCAAGGCTATAGGGGCTAAAAAAGGAGACATCAGCAACCAATTTTTGGTGGAGGCGGTCCTGCTCACCATGATAGGGGGTACGGTCGGGGTGGTGCTGGGCTGGCTGATAGCCTTCGGTATATCTAGTACGGGAATACTCCAAGCCTCCATGAGTATTTCGTCCATTCTGCTTGCCTTTGGAGTGTCTGCGGGTATCGGTATTGCCTTCGGGTACTATCCAGCCCGCCGAGCCTCTGGTCTAAATCCGATCGAGGCGTTGAGATATGAGTAA
- the lepA gene encoding translation elongation factor 4: MKLSHIRNFSIIAHIDHGKSTLADRMLEITHTIEKRKMHDRVLDDMELEQEKGITIKMRPVRMEYAPKNEEANVGGGGKYILNLIDTPGHIDFFYEVSRALKAVEGCILLVDATQGVQAQTLTTLEMARNAGLTIIPVLSKMDSPLARIDDIKMEVIKLLDCQPDEILCTSGKTGEGVEELLQEIVRRVPPPHEEFVDSQSFRSLVFDFQYSNHKGVIVYVRVLDGTISKDAPLVFKIANEKFTALEVGIFAPVETPCEKLSAGDIGYIVTGIKRPGIASVGDTVTSLRSPLPELPGYMSPAPVVWASIYPESQDDFDLFRQALGKLRLSDSSFTYEEEASGSLGRGFRCGFLGLLHLEIITERLKREFRLNLIIATPSITYEVTYKNGQTKTIYSPSLFPDLHEVTEVREPWVKVKIISPSEYLGAIMPMLYDHEAEASETETFGDGRTALTIRMPLRELMRGFFDELKSVSSGFGSLSYEFEGMRLADVCRLDILVADEPVIAFARVVSTRRVEEDAEKAVEKLYNILPQQMFTTKIQGRGLGRIIASRTLSAMRKDVTQHMYGGDITRKMKLREKQKKGKKKMAERGKGNVNIPHETFLKMMKTNE, translated from the coding sequence ATGAAACTCTCCCACATCCGCAATTTTAGTATCATAGCCCACATCGATCATGGCAAGTCCACTTTGGCTGATCGCATGCTCGAAATTACGCACACTATTGAAAAGCGTAAAATGCATGATCGAGTGCTAGACGATATGGAGCTTGAGCAGGAGAAGGGCATCACTATCAAGATGCGTCCAGTCCGCATGGAGTATGCTCCAAAAAATGAAGAGGCAAATGTGGGAGGTGGCGGAAAATATATTTTGAACCTCATTGACACTCCTGGGCACATCGACTTTTTTTATGAGGTTTCGCGAGCTCTCAAGGCGGTGGAAGGGTGTATTTTATTGGTAGATGCGACTCAAGGGGTCCAGGCTCAGACTTTGACTACCCTAGAGATGGCTCGCAATGCAGGCCTCACCATTATTCCAGTTTTATCTAAAATGGATTCGCCTCTGGCCCGCATTGATGATATTAAAATGGAAGTTATCAAACTCCTCGATTGTCAGCCAGATGAGATTTTGTGTACTTCAGGCAAGACGGGTGAAGGAGTAGAGGAGCTTTTACAAGAAATAGTCCGTCGTGTACCGCCACCCCATGAAGAATTTGTCGATAGTCAGAGTTTTCGTTCGCTCGTGTTTGATTTTCAATATTCTAACCACAAAGGGGTGATAGTGTACGTGCGTGTCCTCGATGGGACCATTTCCAAAGATGCTCCGCTCGTCTTTAAAATTGCGAATGAAAAATTTACCGCGCTTGAAGTGGGGATTTTTGCGCCAGTCGAGACTCCGTGTGAAAAACTTTCAGCCGGAGATATTGGCTATATTGTCACAGGCATCAAGAGGCCGGGTATTGCTTCAGTGGGGGATACGGTCACGTCTTTGCGTTCTCCTTTGCCCGAGTTGCCCGGATACATGAGTCCAGCGCCAGTGGTCTGGGCGTCTATTTATCCAGAGAGTCAGGACGATTTTGATCTCTTTCGTCAGGCGCTGGGTAAGCTCCGTCTTTCCGATTCATCTTTTACTTATGAAGAAGAAGCCTCCGGCTCGCTCGGACGCGGTTTTCGTTGTGGTTTTCTCGGGTTGCTTCATCTTGAAATTATCACCGAGCGTTTAAAGCGCGAGTTTCGGCTCAACCTCATCATTGCCACGCCGTCTATTACTTATGAAGTGACCTACAAAAACGGTCAGACTAAAACCATTTATTCGCCATCCCTTTTCCCTGATTTGCACGAGGTGACTGAGGTGCGCGAACCATGGGTCAAGGTCAAGATTATCAGTCCTTCAGAATATCTCGGGGCTATCATGCCGATGCTCTATGATCATGAGGCTGAAGCTTCAGAGACTGAAACTTTTGGAGACGGTCGCACCGCATTGACGATCAGAATGCCTTTGCGTGAGCTGATGCGGGGTTTTTTTGATGAATTAAAAAGTGTGTCGTCCGGTTTTGGGTCATTGTCCTACGAGTTTGAAGGCATGCGTCTCGCTGACGTCTGCCGGCTAGATATTTTAGTGGCTGACGAGCCGGTCATCGCTTTTGCTCGCGTGGTTTCGACTCGACGTGTCGAAGAAGACGCCGAAAAAGCCGTAGAAAAACTTTACAATATTTTACCTCAACAGATGTTTACGACTAAAATTCAGGGCCGAGGGCTTGGACGGATTATTGCTTCCCGTACTCTCTCAGCTATGCGTAAAGACGTCACTCAGCACATGTATGGAGGCGATATCACTCGCAAAATGAAACTCCGCGAAAAGCAGAAAAAAGGTAAAAAGAAAATGGCCGAGCGCGGCAAAGGAAATGTGAATATTCCGCACGAAACTTTTTTGAAGATGATGAAGACAAACGAATAA
- a CDS encoding septum formation initiator family protein, which translates to MREFQEKRTARRRLYSKTTAVILLILIVLVGRGTWNIYQKERESALAAARAKAELTQLQTRQADLSKKLTYIKTDAGVEEEIRQDFQVAKEGEQVFVIVDASTSEASSTGSGGWWGQIWHWGTSLFGKQGGNE; encoded by the coding sequence ATGAGAGAATTTCAAGAAAAACGGACGGCTAGACGGCGCTTGTATTCTAAGACCACGGCTGTTATTTTACTGATTTTGATTGTCTTGGTCGGGCGGGGCACTTGGAATATTTATCAAAAAGAAAGGGAAAGTGCCTTGGCCGCCGCTAGAGCCAAAGCTGAGCTCACTCAGCTACAGACGCGTCAGGCCGATCTTTCCAAAAAATTGACTTACATAAAGACAGATGCGGGGGTTGAAGAGGAGATTCGCCAGGATTTTCAGGTAGCCAAAGAGGGTGAGCAGGTTTTTGTGATAGTAGATGCTTCGACTAGCGAGGCCTCGTCCACTGGTAGTGGCGGCTGGTGGGGCCAGATCTGGCACTGGGGGACGAGTTTGTTTGGAAAGCAAGGTGGTAATGAGTAG
- a CDS encoding ATP-binding protein, which produces MENTENSKIETIDITPDKSIYHKIGEANYSISDAIAELVDNSIDATNDEGVEIHIVLNKKDEKITIEDNGKGMSKEVASKSLVLAHSKKHDALGEFGLGLKSACTSLGTVFSITSTPEGSEERYTLEYNKEKFLQSSDWHHYPLAISKAQKNEHGTKIEISHLKVKLYDALVTRLKDDLAKRYGPYIEHNHVVIKVGLKRETAKPCIPSEVKLVDGLKKEFSFMLTKGSMITGWYGLFEVGSQKQSGFNMFRRGRLIRASEKLGYNYHPNLMSITGDINLDSVPVTHNKREFIVESSEFKEFIEKFWGDQTEKYLGYKIKGKMIDEITKLARDRSSQEKADDNMPTEKKETIKNNLLNALNRIDEFKELAYPDLYQAKKRSSKGVEDLKEARESDLRVAREEEVKPTEEERNQRTPKKTQPKTAKFIMVGGKKFKFDFFLKNLANDTIDKETIINQENVVEIYINTGFKGYSLTKDTDYYSTHHIAEAIAELYVKETNQKIERVFELRNSLIYGVASLIYEEEEYKRLEKSERELTAIAEKKREIEGKRSQTSLKAK; this is translated from the coding sequence ATGGAAAACACCGAGAATAGCAAAATTGAGACAATAGACATTACCCCAGATAAAAGCATATATCACAAAATTGGCGAGGCTAACTATTCGATATCTGATGCGATAGCAGAATTGGTAGATAATTCAATTGACGCAACCAATGATGAGGGTGTCGAAATCCACATTGTTTTGAATAAGAAAGACGAGAAGATAACGATAGAAGATAATGGGAAAGGAATGAGTAAAGAAGTTGCTTCAAAAAGTTTAGTCCTCGCTCATTCAAAGAAGCATGATGCGTTAGGTGAATTTGGTTTGGGATTAAAATCTGCATGTACAAGTCTCGGAACGGTTTTTAGTATAACGAGTACTCCTGAGGGATCGGAAGAAAGATATACTCTTGAATATAATAAGGAAAAATTTTTACAATCGAGCGATTGGCATCATTACCCCCTTGCTATTTCAAAAGCACAGAAAAATGAGCATGGGACAAAAATAGAGATTAGTCATCTGAAGGTTAAATTATATGACGCATTAGTGACTCGTCTAAAAGATGATTTGGCTAAAAGATATGGACCATATATTGAACACAATCATGTTGTGATCAAGGTTGGTTTGAAAAGAGAGACGGCAAAACCTTGCATACCAAGTGAAGTTAAACTTGTCGATGGTTTAAAGAAGGAATTCTCCTTCATGCTTACTAAGGGCAGTATGATAACTGGTTGGTACGGACTTTTCGAGGTTGGATCTCAAAAGCAGAGCGGTTTCAACATGTTTCGTAGAGGTCGACTAATAAGAGCGTCTGAAAAACTTGGATACAATTATCACCCTAACCTGATGAGTATTACTGGTGATATCAATCTAGATTCTGTCCCAGTAACTCACAATAAAAGGGAATTTATAGTTGAATCGTCAGAGTTTAAGGAGTTTATAGAAAAGTTTTGGGGTGATCAGACGGAAAAATATCTTGGTTACAAAATCAAAGGCAAAATGATTGACGAAATAACTAAACTTGCAAGAGATAGGTCTAGTCAGGAAAAAGCTGATGATAATATGCCTACTGAAAAGAAAGAAACAATAAAAAATAATCTGTTAAATGCTCTGAATCGTATAGACGAATTTAAGGAGTTAGCTTATCCGGACTTGTATCAAGCCAAAAAAAGGTCGTCAAAAGGTGTAGAGGATCTAAAAGAAGCTAGAGAATCCGATTTACGAGTTGCAAGGGAAGAAGAAGTTAAACCTACAGAGGAGGAAAGAAATCAACGGACACCTAAGAAGACTCAGCCCAAAACAGCCAAGTTTATTATGGTCGGTGGTAAGAAATTCAAATTTGATTTTTTTCTAAAAAATCTTGCTAATGACACGATCGACAAAGAGACAATTATTAACCAAGAAAATGTAGTTGAAATATACATAAATACCGGTTTCAAGGGTTACAGCCTGACGAAGGATACTGACTATTATTCAACCCATCATATTGCAGAAGCTATTGCTGAACTTTATGTGAAGGAAACAAACCAAAAAATTGAAAGGGTTTTTGAGTTAAGGAATAGCCTTATATATGGCGTAGCTTCATTAATCTATGAAGAAGAAGAATATAAGAGATTAGAAAAATCGGAGCGAGAACTTACTGCTATTGCGGAAAAGAAGCGGGAAATTGAAGGAAAAAGGTCACAGACAAGTTTAAAAGCAAAATAA